tggctATGCGCAAACGCGGAAAACTAGACGACCAAAAACCCGGCCGGGCCCGCTGGGCACTCCCCCCGAGACAGATGTCGACAAAGCCCTACGAGGTGGCACCCAACGGAGTTCCGGTGCGGTGGATTCCAATCACCGCTTAAGGGCAGGGCCAAGGGCAATGCTGCTGTACCACAGCACCACAAGCCACGAGCAGGTCAAAACAAAGGGCCTCCGATTCTTGCAGAGCGATGACACGTCATGTACCTGAGCAGGGTTCCTTTGCAATGCCGGATCGGGCAGGACAAGCAACGGGATGCCTGCCGACAAAGCGCCCACCTCCTGAGCTCATTACGGAGTACCTGGAAGCCTACCCGCACCACTGGGTAAAATGATGCAAATTTTCGCCCCCCAACCACAATGGAAGGATTTTGGAAGCCCAGCCACGAGTCACGGTCCCACAAGCCGGCGATGGAACCCCGGCAATGTCCAGCAGTTTCGACAAACTGACAGGGCCCTGACCTGACTCGACCAGACAAGACGAGGGGAAATGATGCAGCACTGCATGGCACAATCCGCCCCGAACACGAAGCCGAAACGCCAGTCTCGAAACTGGACCTCGGAACAAAGATTTCGGCACCAAGTCAATTGACATTTGTCAATGGCAACACGATCACCCAATCACGAAACCCATCCCATTCGACATGGGACACATAACATCATCTAGACAGCGACCGGCATTTTCAGGAGTTCTGACACATCACCCaatttttcttctttcttgtttTTATTATTCCCCTTTCTGTCACCGTCGGTGGAGAAAAAGCATTCAAAGCACTGTACTGGCATGCAtgcgaggcgaggcgaggcgagggtggaattgattgattgattgactgcttgcttgcttgcttctgtcTGCAAAAATTTTCTTGCATTcgctttcttctttctcggGCAAGACCCTTGAGGACTCAGTCTGCACCCCACTCAGACGGCATTGGCTGATGAGTGAAATGGCTCACTCGCTGTCAATGCCGGGGCTAAGGAGAGTTCTCGGGAATGCAGAGGAGGTTTTCGATTGCGGAGAAGGGCTGGCAAGCAAGCTGGCAAGCAAGGGGGAGACAGGCATTGCATTGCATTTGTTGAGGGAGTTCAGTTGGCATTTTGGAAGGGTAGGGCAtttggcttggcttggcgaATACGGACAAGGGCATTGAACTACCACACACAAACAAAGGTACATatcacacacacacagaTTTCACTCAACTCACACAGAGTTGAGTTGCCTTTTGAGACAGACAGCAAAAGGAAAGGTCAGGGCGGCATGGGGCGCAGGCGGCATCAAGAACTAGCGGTCTATATTTTCGGATACCATTTGTTGAATCGAACGCACATTTTTCAGTCACACATACACATGCATCTTGAGGAGTCTTATCTCGTGTGTGTTTTGGCGCGGGAACTCTTGCATGGCCGAAAGCGGCAGGGCTAAaacttggcctcgacgatgaaTGGGCAATTGGCAATGCAGGCATGCCCAACCACTTTTACCCCATGGATAAAAAAGTATGTGTTGTACGTCGTTTCCCGGTCAATGAGGACTCGAGCAAGCTGGAAACGCGTGATGAAGTCAGCGTCAAACATGGGAGCCTATCAATGGGCCGCTTATtgacaatctcctcctccatcctcagCCCTTCTCTCAGAACTGGATCGGCACGACCTTCCTCGACCGTGGGGGTCACTGACAGACACTGTCCCTCGAGAGCTCAGATCACGCGGGAAGAAAACTTCTAGAAAGAAACGGAACACCCCTTGGTCTCCTTTCCTTGTGGAGATTTTTCTTTGACTCAGACGCTAATTAGCCAGGGGGAGGCTAGAAGTGCGCACCGAGCAGAGAGCACATTCTGGTACTGTGCCCATCGGTGATTTCCCGGCAAGCCAGCAAAAGATAGggaatttttaaaattacCCCGCTAAGTAGAGGGAAATAAGGCGGGAAGAATTTTTTGGTCGTTTTACTCGGCAAGGGTCTCTTGTACATGTGCAGTAGCGCGTGGttggggaagatggggaCGGGGGAGACAACTGAGGTGTTCTAGACCGCTAGATACTGCTGTGATTTTTTTTCGGCGTGAGTGTGAAGCGCGCTTAACGAGAGGCGGTGTGTGTCTGTAAATTTGCGGGTTGATGATCAAGTTGATCTTCTGGGGTTGGGATAGGGCAGGGATAAGGGATAGCCCTGATGCTTGTTAACATGGGAGTAGGCAACTTGTAGAAGGTCAATCAAGATGTGCAGCCGGGGGTTGGTGACTTTGATACAAAAGAACTACTGTTAGAAGACACCTGCCTCTTGGAGATAATCTCCGTGAAGCAAGGGGAAGAAAGAACTGACATTCTCAGTCACGGCGTGGCAGTTCCTGGGAGTAACTACACACCCCTTGAATCAAACGAGATGGGAAATCACATGCTTGGATATGGCCATGAACTCGGTCTGTCCGAGTAACACCGATAACATGATAGAGCGAGGCTAGGGAAGTTGCTAAGCATGTCATCCATTGGACCCCATCGGCTCTGTAGCTGCCGGAGTCGTGGTGCTGTCAACAATACAAGGGCTGTACTGATCTACGTAAAGGGAGACAACACAAGACTATGTCTTCGCTGGGGAGTGAATATTTGACATGGGCTTGATATCCGTGGTAATGGATATTCGTGGTACATACCCTAGCAAAGGATCCAACAGAATCATAAAAGGAGACTCTATAACAGGCTCTTTCTACCTTgtgtctcttcctcttgctctCAGATAACTGTCACGTACAATCATCAAGGATATCGATAATGATAGCTAGCCCTCACATTACGTCAAATAGGTAGCCAAATTGATATGCCAATTGTTTACCCCTTTTCAGTGATAGTTGATTATTATGAACCTCTATTATCATTGCAATTATGAATATGCCagccatccatgccatgtGCTCCTCAGCTGCTCCGTCCTCGTCATAGACAGGTACGCAGTCTCGTCCAGCCTATCCTGCAGCTCCTTAAACTTGGACGTCggagccttcttctcaaacaAGATATCCAACTCCAGGTACGTGAGTTTTCTCGTCTCGGGTAGCCTGAAATAGCACCAGATCAAACAGACAAAGCTTGTGCTGGCGTAGAGAAAGCACGCCTTCCCACCAATGTTCCACGCTGACGGGTTCAGCATCTTGGGCATGACGATGTTATTCACCATGATGGCTATATTATACGTCACCCTGGCCAGCGCAACAGTCTTGACGCGTAGACGAGTGGATGGGATCTCGGCCACGAGGACGTAGCACACCGGACCGATGGTGAGGTCGTAGAAGAAGgtcatggcgatgatgatggccccCAGGGCCCAGTCTGCGCCCTTGCGATCGCCCAGCGTTACCGAGACAATGCCACCGGCGAGAAGCAGGATGACTGGTATCAGCAAGCCAAAGAGGTATAGCTTTCGACGACCCACGAACGAGAGGAGAGTCCACGACATGATGCCACCAAGGATACCAACTCCGTATCCAGCAACCGAGAGGTTAAACGAGCTGGACGCGTCGAAGCCGGCTTGTTCGAAAAAGTACGGCGCGTAGGACGTGAGAGACCAACCGGAGAGTGCCTGACATATCCAAGCCATACAGGCTATCTCGGTTCTGCGACGGTTGACGCCCTTGAACAAGTCCAGATAGCTGCCACCCCCATATTTTAGAGTCTTCTCAACTCTATTGGTGTGTTGCATCAGCTCTATCGTATCGTCGATATCCATGTTGCTCTCGTTGCTGAGACGATAAAGAGCGTGCTTTGCTTCTGCTGTCCTTCCATGACGGATAAGCCACCCTGTATATCATCTTGTGTTAGTCAAGTCACAAGACTTAGGGGTATAAAGGATTTAATCTCACATGGACTATCAGGAGCAAAGCAGATGCCAAACAACAGGGGTATCGCCCAAGCCCATTGCAAGGCAAATGGGAGGCGATAGGACCACTGAGATGAGTTGTGCACCAATGCCCGAAGAATGCCAGTCCCAATCACTTGACCAACGAGCCAACacatgttgatgttgctcAACACAAAGGGGCGCAGGACAGATGGCACAACTTCAGCTGCATATGTGGCAGCCAAGGTCTGGATGACGCCCCATGATATTCCTAAGTAGTTGTTAGCTAGGCATCACCCGAGATTGGTAGGCTTCATTAATACCACACAGAGCTTGCGATGCCAGTAAGACACCAATGCCGTTGGCGAAAAAGGCCCCGAAGACGGCAGCACACATCCAGAGCAGACTTGCAATCATCATCTTGCGATATCCAATGACGTCGGTGATGTATCCGTGTGCCAAGAGGCCAATGATCTCGCAGCCAATGGCCGCGTTCTGCAGGCCCATCTGCCATGAAGGCGATATCTCGTACACTTGGTCCTCAGGAGGCGTGTTTGGTGGCAAAGTCGGTCGTCCATATTTTCGCCTGAAGGCCGGAAATGCAAGGAAACCCGTAACTAGTGACTTGTCGTATGCCTCCATAACAACCGTGAGGAACAGCAACAGGGACCAGCCGACGGCTTTGGGATACTGCCGACAGCAGCGAAGGAATGTCGTCTCCTTTTCGATGGCCACGCCGCGACGAACCCGCCCCGCGGTGGTATCAAGGCTGGACGAACGTGGAAGCCAAAGCGCGTCTGCAAAATTCAGTGATACATGTCCGGTAGAAGATTCATTGTGGCTTTGCAAGATTGCAAGGCTATGAAACTCGGGCATGGGGAtttcgtcttcatcttgagaACGGGTTTCGCTGGCCGAGCCCATTGAGTTCATCTCGGTCGCACGCCTCTCGGTCGTCGTCGTATTCTGACAGAACCACGTCTCTTTGGAGGATAGGACTTCATCGGGCGACAGAAACGGGAGCCGCGGCAAGTGGAGGAATGGTAGGCGGAGGTGAGAGCTAGAAACGGGCACACTTGAGGTTCCTGGCCCATTCCCTAGTCGGTGGGAGAAGTTGAAGCAGCATCTTCGCTCGAAGAGTGTTCCGACGACTTGGAAACAGGACGAGGAGCCTCCAATGGGGAAAGCAGGCTCTTTAAGACCCCATAAACCGTGCAATGTTACATGTTGCGAGGCGTCATGTTGACAGGGCGATTGGTCAATGGCGCCCGGGGAAGTACAAGCCCAGGCCGTGGCTGAAGTTTAAGGGACAAGGCGAacagaaagaagaagaaatagTACACGTAAAAGGATCGAAATGCCATGTTATTCTGCGCCCTTGGGGGTACTGGTGTCCTGGTGGTGTCCTCGGGCATACGCTCGGGCTGTCAAGGTCCGCCTGGCTTCCAGGGATGGACTAGCCTGGGATTAGCTCAGCTGGTCAAGACTCCGAGGAGCGAAAAAACCCCATGATTTCCAGGCACCGTCTCTATTAGCGACAGAGTTTTGCCGCTTAACGCCGTTGGAGTCGGTGGAGTAGCACGTAGGAAGAGTCTCTTACAGGTTAGAGGTCAGTGATGAGGCGGGCCACTGGATCGCCAGTCGGTTTCTAACCAGGGGTGAAGGCCCGAATTGTCGTCATCTTGCAGAATCGATCAAGAAATGTTTTGTGCATTGGATGGATGTTGCCCGTTGATGTTCATGGTCAAGATGCTATGAGGGAGGACAAGCCACAGCGTACAACTTCGGTCGGAGTGGGGTCACGTGCTCGTGTATTCCGTGGCTTGCCACTGCCTTCCGCCACAGTCTTGTAACTGACCGTCCTGGTTCTCACGAATCATGTGAAACCTCATTTTTCACTTTTATACAACTTCACCACATGATCTCAGCCTTTCGTATCCGACTCCCTCAACATGGGAAGGGCCATCTGGCTTGGCCGGCACCGGCCAAGAGAGCTTGGCAACATCAGACATTCATCAGCAAGCACCAATTTGCTAGCTATCACCGCTGGCAAGACATGGGCCTCATGGATGACTATCACAGCTGGCAAGACGTGGACATGAATGGCGTCCAGCTAGACCCAGCAGGTCGTTTAAAGCGCTACACCGGCTCGAAAATGCTTTCACCCGCTCGAATAACAAGGAGACAGCAACCCAAACAATTCGGTCTCCGTTCTTCTCCTCAGAGAATATTGAATCAGAACCACGAAACAGATGAGCGAGATCTCCGTGTGCTGCTCGGCTACGCCGCGGATGCGTGGGCATCGAAACCGTTGCGGGAACATCTCTCAAATATAGAGGTGCTTCACCCTCCAAGGTTTGTCTGCCTGGAAGGCAAGCAGATGCATCGTGACGAATTACCCATCAAGTTCCATTTGGGGGTATCCATATTCGATACAAGATCCCTGGAGCTCCTTCAAAAGGGTGAAATGGATCTAGAGAAAGCCGTGGAATCTCACCATTATCTGGTTCATGACCCAATGTTCCACCCCTTGAATAGTATCGACTTCTTGTGTGGAACCCCGGAGATGGCCACCGATCCTGAGATCGCGGAGATGCTCAAGAAACTGTGTTCACCGCCTAACATCCTCGTGACCTACGGGCCTAAGAGGGAGCACCGGGCGTTGAAAAAGCTGGGTTTAGACCTATCTCGCACATACGTCTTCGACATATCCAACATGGCCCTGAGTATGTTCGATATTCCCTACGCCATGCCCCTGCAGTGGCTGCTACAGAGACTAGAAATACCGTTCGACGAAGAGCTTCTACACGTGGCGGGCAACGACGCCCATTTCGCACTCCGAGCTATGCTCATGATGGTCGCCCTAGATGCAGAGAAGCACCCGACTCCTCGCAAAGTACCGACATGGGTGCCGACGTTTAAAGCAATTGCCAACGCCAAACTCCCTGATTGGGACCCTCAGACACAGTGGTCCACTCAGGCATGGTATCGCGAGCAAGAGGATCGCCTTCGTCAACGCAGAGACATAGAGCATCGCATTGCTAAAGAAAGATATGAACAGAAAAAAGGGCGacgacaacatcaagaatTTGTACGAGGCAatgaagagagaaaaaggtATCTTGAACATCTAAAAGCCCGGGCTGCTTATTTGGAGGAGTTGCGTGCTACTGAAGAAGTAGCGGAGGCTTGACCGAGCAATGGTTGCCCAGACGGATAGGGAGGAGGGCTGGCAGGTGTCGTTGAGCATCTGTCagcagatgaggaagaagcctAATATCAGTCATCAATGGCCCAAGTCTGGGTAGCATCACATGCCACGTACTCAAGCAGGGGGTTCCTCCAACGTCGGGATTTCATTCTCGTCCTTGTTCGATGTTATCTGGGGTATGGCACCACGCGGCCCGGGGCCACGGCAATTTAGCCAACAGCCAGCAGGCAAGGCCAACGAGGGTTTGCCACAGGGAGCGGCACTCAGGTTGATCTGATGACCTTGTGGTTGATTGGGATGGGCTAGAGGGGGGAACTCGTTCGGTGGACCCCGACCCGTCGAATCGTCAGATGGTCAGCACCAAAGGGGCAATCATGATGCCAGGAGGAGCGAATTCGTTCCCGCGACATCGAAAGTTGTTGATAGATTTCACTCCGGCTGGAGCCGAAATCTAGAGATGCATCATGGGATGGACTCTTGTCATGGTTTTATGCGCAGAGTTGGGAGTCATGATCGATACTCGTTCATCATGGTAACAATTAATATCCTCACTGTTAGTGGTCGCTACAAAGCATACCCACAATTCCCCAGTATCAACTACCAGGCTGCATCACAGCGACTTGGCAAAGTACAAAGACGTCAAAAAACAATTTAAAAAcaattaattaattaaataaacACTTCTATAACTCATACAAGACATGCATTCTTTCGTCCGAAcacatcagcctcatccagCGAGCCCTGTTCCCCGGAATCGCCCGAATAGGGTCAGACTGCCCAGGGTCCCAGCCAGCAATCACACCACCA
This Fusarium keratoplasticum isolate Fu6.1 chromosome 6, whole genome shotgun sequence DNA region includes the following protein-coding sequences:
- a CDS encoding hypothetical protein (Expressed protein), with protein sequence MGLMDDYHSWQDVDMNGVQLDPAGRLKRYTGSKMLSPARITRRQQPKQFGLRSSPQRILNQNHETDERDLRVLLGYAADAWASKPLREHLSNIEVLHPPRFVCLEGKQMHRDELPIKFHLGVSIFDTRSLELLQKGEMDLEKAVESHHYLVHDPMFHPLNSIDFLCGTPEMATDPEIAEMLKKLCSPPNILVTYGPKREHRALKKLGLDLSRTYVFDISNMALSMFDIPYAMPLQWLLQRLEIPFDEELLHVAGNDAHFALRAMLMMVALDAEKHPTPRKVPTWVPTFKAIANAKLPDWDPQTQWSTQAWYREQEDRLRQRRDIEHRIAKERYEQKKGRRQHQEFVRGNEERKRYLEHLKARAAYLEELRATEEVAEA